The Streptomyces aurantiacus genome includes a region encoding these proteins:
- a CDS encoding GNAT family N-acetyltransferase, with protein sequence MSESLRTILDAAARGVFPPADGSLTVVRQHSHRDAGVLAFTAHSVVFTDEDPDWVRGTLDQAGCDALAAAMNARFLTAFMDRTGRTNDTIDLLAVAAPLPGGPSLALVEVTGRDHHRVVRAREHRDDVRVWAADGGVLVLGRGVAGRLEVAVEVDEGARHRGLGRELAGAARRLSGGEPVWAQLAPGNARSLRAFLAAGYRAVGAEALLCAR encoded by the coding sequence GTGTCCGAGAGCCTGCGGACCATTCTCGACGCGGCGGCCCGTGGCGTCTTCCCGCCGGCGGACGGCTCCCTCACCGTGGTGCGCCAGCACTCCCACCGTGACGCCGGTGTCCTCGCCTTCACCGCGCACTCCGTCGTCTTCACGGACGAGGACCCCGACTGGGTGCGCGGGACTCTGGATCAGGCCGGCTGCGACGCACTCGCCGCGGCGATGAACGCCCGGTTCCTCACGGCCTTCATGGACCGTACGGGCCGTACGAACGACACGATCGACCTGCTGGCGGTCGCCGCCCCGCTCCCGGGCGGACCGTCCCTCGCGCTGGTGGAGGTCACCGGCCGGGACCACCACCGGGTGGTACGGGCCCGTGAGCACCGCGACGACGTGCGTGTGTGGGCCGCGGACGGCGGTGTGCTCGTCCTCGGCCGAGGGGTCGCGGGGCGGCTGGAGGTCGCGGTCGAGGTGGACGAGGGGGCACGGCACCGGGGGCTCGGCCGGGAACTCGCCGGGGCGGCGCGGCGGTTGTCCGGCGGCGAGCCGGTCTGGGCCCAGCTCGCACCGGGGAACGCCCGCAGTCTGCGGGCGTTCCTGGCGGCCGGCTACCGCGCGGTGGGAGCGGAGGCACTGCTCTGCGCCCGGTGA
- a CDS encoding enoyl-CoA hydratase/isomerase family protein has product MTVHLEVAEGVGTIRLDRPPMNALDVATQDRLKELAEEATRREDVRAVILYGGEKVFAAGADIKEMQAMDHAAMVVRSRALQDSFTAVTRIPKPVVAAVTGYALGGGCELALCADFRIAADNAKLGQPEILLGLIPGAGGTQRLSRLIGPSRAKDLIFTGRMVKADEALSLGLVDRVVPAADVYAEAHAWAAKLAQGPALALRAAKECVDAGLETDIETGLTVERNWFAGLFATEDRERGMRSFVEEGPGKAKFL; this is encoded by the coding sequence ATGACTGTGCATCTCGAAGTCGCCGAAGGTGTCGGCACGATCCGCCTCGACCGTCCGCCGATGAACGCGCTGGACGTCGCCACCCAGGACCGCCTCAAGGAGCTCGCCGAGGAGGCCACGCGCCGCGAGGACGTGCGCGCGGTGATTCTCTACGGCGGCGAGAAGGTGTTCGCGGCCGGCGCGGACATCAAGGAGATGCAGGCCATGGACCATGCGGCGATGGTCGTACGCTCCAGGGCCCTGCAGGACTCCTTCACCGCCGTGACCCGCATCCCCAAGCCGGTCGTCGCCGCCGTGACCGGTTACGCGCTGGGCGGGGGCTGCGAGCTGGCGCTCTGCGCCGACTTCCGCATCGCCGCGGACAACGCGAAGCTGGGCCAGCCGGAGATCCTCCTCGGCCTGATCCCGGGCGCGGGCGGCACCCAGCGCCTGTCCCGTCTCATCGGCCCTTCCCGGGCGAAGGACCTCATCTTCACCGGCCGCATGGTCAAGGCCGACGAGGCGCTGTCCCTCGGCCTGGTGGACCGCGTCGTACCGGCCGCCGACGTGTACGCCGAGGCGCACGCGTGGGCCGCGAAACTCGCGCAGGGACCGGCGCTCGCGCTGCGCGCGGCCAAGGAGTGCGTCGACGCGGGTCTGGAGACGGACATCGAGACCGGGCTCACCGTCGAACGGAACTGGTTCGCCGGTCTGTTCGCCACGGAGGACCGGGAGCGCGGGATGCGGAGCTTCGTCGAGGAGGGCCCGGGCAAGGCGAAGTTCCTCTGA
- a CDS encoding ABC transporter ATP-binding protein has translation MPTTPAPTEEAHKTEPTRSRSTVRALLRLWPYVRPVRGRLLTAAVVAVVASCTGLVIPLVLKWIVDGPVADRSTGGVWLGALYLLLLGIVEALLFGLRRWLVARPLAGVEAAMRADLYRHLQRLPIAFHDRWASGQLLSRGTTDLMLLRMFLAFPLTFLLVNSVTILVGVLIMLAQEWTLGLVLLAPALPVMVVCWLFEKRYSQVARRAQDQVGDLTTLVEESVLGIRIIKGFGRHRSQALAFRELSRTLRGTELAKARLLAGIFAAITTLPELAVGAALVLGTVQVADGDLSAGTLVAFLSTALALRWPVESIGFLLAMSQEAATATERYFEVMDAKPESEAPPRSEAPPRSGAEPSSGGLRPPGAEPPTGADQKRDTEPQTGREPDIEPPTGMHREPDAEPSTGANPESGAKPQPSKNPESGAKSASGAGSASGAKPDLGAAVVPRAAVHTGAPLASASRTGASPTAEGVGDGDGDGDGDGDGATGSGGLRFHGVRFRYPDAPPDSVPVLDGIDLHIRPGETMALVGGTGSGKTTLTALVPRLHEVTAGRITLDGMDITAMPRQSLRALVAVAFEEPTLFSAGVGDNVLMGAPDTAGEADLHRALAVAQADFAHALPHGTDTQVGEQGLSLSGGQRQRLALARAVVGNPRFLVLDDPLSALDVHTEALVEAALRRVLAGTTALVVAHRPSTVLLADRVALLSGGRVTAVGTHHELLRTSAEYAWLMSGSTETTEREAR, from the coding sequence ATGCCGACTACACCCGCGCCCACCGAGGAAGCCCACAAGACCGAGCCCACCAGGAGCCGTTCCACCGTACGCGCGCTGCTGCGCCTGTGGCCGTACGTGAGACCCGTGCGCGGACGGCTGCTCACGGCGGCCGTCGTCGCGGTCGTCGCCTCCTGTACGGGGCTGGTCATCCCGCTCGTCCTGAAGTGGATCGTGGACGGCCCGGTGGCCGACCGGAGCACCGGCGGCGTGTGGCTCGGGGCGCTGTACCTGCTGCTGCTCGGGATCGTGGAGGCCTTGCTCTTCGGGCTGCGGCGCTGGCTGGTGGCCCGGCCGCTGGCCGGGGTCGAGGCGGCGATGCGGGCGGACCTGTACCGGCATCTGCAGCGGCTGCCCATCGCGTTCCACGACCGCTGGGCCTCCGGGCAGTTGCTGTCGCGGGGCACGACCGACCTGATGCTGCTGCGGATGTTCCTCGCGTTCCCGCTGACGTTCCTGCTGGTCAACTCGGTGACGATTCTCGTGGGCGTCCTCATCATGCTGGCCCAGGAGTGGACGCTGGGACTCGTGCTGCTCGCGCCCGCGCTGCCCGTGATGGTCGTCTGCTGGCTCTTCGAGAAGCGGTACTCGCAGGTGGCCCGGCGGGCCCAGGACCAGGTCGGCGACCTGACGACGCTCGTCGAGGAGAGCGTGCTCGGCATCCGGATCATCAAGGGGTTCGGGCGCCATCGCAGTCAGGCCCTCGCCTTCCGCGAGCTCTCCCGGACGCTGCGCGGTACGGAACTCGCCAAGGCGCGGCTGCTCGCGGGCATCTTCGCCGCCATCACGACCCTGCCCGAACTCGCCGTCGGCGCGGCCCTCGTGCTCGGGACGGTGCAGGTGGCCGACGGTGACCTGTCGGCCGGCACGCTGGTCGCGTTCCTGTCCACGGCGCTCGCCCTGCGGTGGCCCGTCGAGTCGATCGGTTTCCTGCTGGCGATGAGCCAGGAAGCGGCGACAGCCACGGAGCGCTACTTCGAGGTGATGGACGCGAAGCCGGAGTCCGAGGCACCGCCGCGGTCCGAGGCACCGCCGCGGTCCGGCGCGGAGCCGTCGTCCGGCGGCTTGCGGCCGCCGGGAGCTGAGCCGCCGACCGGCGCGGACCAGAAGCGGGACACCGAGCCGCAGACCGGCCGGGAGCCGGACATCGAGCCGCCGACCGGTATGCACCGGGAGCCGGACGCCGAGCCGTCGACCGGCGCGAACCCGGAGTCCGGCGCGAAGCCGCAGCCCAGCAAGAACCCGGAGTCCGGCGCAAAGTCGGCGTCCGGCGCTGGGTCGGCGTCCGGCGCGAAGCCCGACCTCGGGGCGGCCGTCGTGCCCCGGGCCGCCGTGCACACCGGTGCGCCGCTCGCCTCCGCCTCGCGCACCGGCGCCTCACCGACGGCCGAGGGCGTCGGCGACGGCGACGGCGACGGCGACGGCGACGGCGACGGGGCCACCGGATCCGGCGGGCTCCGCTTTCACGGGGTCCGGTTCCGTTACCCCGACGCGCCCCCGGACAGCGTTCCCGTCCTCGACGGGATCGACCTGCACATCCGGCCGGGCGAGACCATGGCCCTGGTGGGCGGGACGGGTTCCGGGAAGACGACCCTCACCGCGCTCGTCCCCCGGCTGCACGAGGTCACGGCGGGCCGGATCACCCTGGACGGCATGGACATCACCGCGATGCCCAGGCAGTCCCTGCGCGCCCTCGTGGCCGTCGCCTTCGAAGAGCCCACGCTCTTCTCCGCCGGGGTCGGCGACAACGTTCTGATGGGCGCCCCGGACACCGCGGGCGAGGCCGACCTGCACCGCGCCCTGGCCGTCGCCCAGGCGGACTTCGCCCACGCGCTCCCCCACGGGACGGACACCCAGGTCGGCGAGCAGGGCCTCAGCCTCTCCGGCGGCCAGCGCCAGCGGCTCGCCCTGGCGAGAGCTGTCGTCGGCAACCCCCGCTTCCTCGTCCTGGACGATCCGCTCTCCGCCCTGGACGTCCACACGGAGGCCCTCGTCGAAGCGGCCCTGCGCCGCGTCCTGGCCGGGACGACCGCCCTGGTCGTGGCCCACCGCCCGTCCACGGTGCTGCTCGCCGACCGCGTGGCCCTGCTCTCCGGTGGCCGCGTCACAGCCGTCGGCACCCATCACGAACTGCTGCGTACGAGCGCGGAGTACGCCTGGCTGATGTCGGGAAGCACGGAGACCACCGAGAGGGAGGCGCGATGA
- a CDS encoding L,D-transpeptidase — protein MMHAQRRARRAGAALAAVLTWAGLLAGAAGCTSHGTDGMLGKPRSAEDTIRVSPDDGSRGVRPEEGLRVRVPAGRLESVKVVKSQDAQDSPVPGRIVGDGTTWKPDDPRLALAAKYAVDAVALDGHGRRVARHVTFTTYVPDERFIGYVVPENRSTVGTGMIVSLEFNRRIRDRAAVERAIRVTSVPKAEIAPHWFGRNRLDFRPETYWKPGTKVTVELRLRDVEAAPGVYGLQYRTFSFTVGRSQVSVVDAAAHTMEVRRDGALLSTVPITAGAPTSTTYNGKMVVTEMLEVTRMNGATVGFKRADGKGEYDIPDVPHAMRLTSSGTFLHGNYWAQGVFGTANVSHGCVGLRDVKGGSSATPAGWFFDRSLVGDVVEVVNSDDKKVAPDNGLGGWNMDWKAWKAGSAVK, from the coding sequence GTGATGCACGCACAGAGGCGCGCGCGGCGCGCAGGGGCCGCGCTGGCCGCCGTACTGACATGGGCGGGCCTGCTCGCCGGAGCCGCGGGATGCACCTCGCACGGCACGGACGGGATGCTCGGCAAGCCCCGGTCGGCCGAGGACACCATCCGCGTCTCGCCGGACGACGGGAGCCGGGGCGTACGCCCCGAGGAGGGGCTGAGGGTGCGGGTGCCGGCCGGGCGCCTGGAGTCGGTGAAGGTCGTGAAGTCGCAGGACGCGCAGGACTCCCCGGTGCCCGGCCGGATCGTCGGGGACGGCACGACCTGGAAGCCCGACGACCCGAGGCTCGCGCTGGCCGCCAAGTACGCGGTGGACGCGGTCGCGCTCGACGGCCACGGCCGGCGGGTGGCCCGGCACGTGACGTTCACGACGTACGTCCCCGACGAGCGGTTCATCGGCTACGTCGTGCCGGAGAACCGCTCGACCGTCGGCACCGGGATGATCGTGTCGCTGGAGTTCAACCGCCGGATCCGCGACCGGGCGGCGGTCGAGCGCGCGATCCGCGTGACGTCCGTGCCGAAGGCGGAGATCGCCCCGCACTGGTTCGGCCGGAACCGGCTGGACTTCCGCCCCGAGACGTACTGGAAGCCGGGCACGAAGGTCACCGTCGAGCTGCGGCTGCGGGACGTCGAGGCGGCTCCGGGCGTGTACGGGCTGCAGTACCGGACGTTCTCCTTCACGGTCGGCCGCAGTCAGGTCAGCGTCGTCGACGCGGCGGCCCACACCATGGAGGTACGCCGCGACGGAGCGCTCCTGTCCACCGTGCCGATCACCGCGGGCGCCCCCACGAGCACGACGTACAACGGGAAGATGGTCGTCACCGAGATGCTGGAGGTGACCCGGATGAACGGGGCCACCGTCGGTTTCAAACGGGCCGACGGCAAGGGCGAGTACGACATCCCGGACGTGCCGCACGCGATGCGCCTCACCTCCTCCGGGACCTTCCTGCACGGCAACTACTGGGCGCAGGGCGTGTTCGGCACCGCCAACGTCAGCCACGGCTGTGTGGGCCTGCGCGACGTGAAGGGCGGCAGCTCCGCGACCCCGGCGGGCTGGTTCTTCGACCGCAGCCTCGTCGGTGACGTCGTCGAGGTGGTCAACAGCGACGACAAGAAGGTCGCTCCCGACAACGGCCTCGGCGGGTGGAACATGGACTGGAAGGCGTGGAAAGCGGGCTCCGCGGTGAAGTAG
- a CDS encoding ADP-ribosyltransferase, translating to MITTPLRRRAAAVVLSLSAVFATSAATLPTGTAAKAPAFVAKAAAPACPQFADRVHAAADRRVEVERITPEPAWRTSCGTLYRSDGRGPSTVFEQGFHPKDVIDGQYDIEQYVLVNQPSPYVSTSYDHDLYKTWWKSGFNYYIDAPGGVDVNKTIGDTHKWADQVEVAFPGGIARQYIIGVCPVDKKTKTEIMSDCESNPHYEPWH from the coding sequence ATGATCACAACTCCCCTGCGGCGACGGGCCGCTGCCGTCGTCCTGTCCCTCTCGGCCGTCTTCGCGACCTCCGCCGCGACGCTCCCCACCGGGACGGCCGCGAAGGCCCCCGCCTTCGTGGCGAAGGCCGCCGCCCCGGCCTGCCCCCAGTTCGCCGACCGCGTCCACGCCGCCGCGGACCGCCGGGTGGAGGTCGAGCGCATCACACCCGAACCCGCCTGGCGCACGTCCTGCGGCACCCTCTACCGCAGCGACGGCCGCGGCCCCTCGACCGTCTTCGAGCAGGGCTTCCATCCGAAGGACGTCATCGACGGCCAGTACGACATCGAGCAGTACGTTCTGGTCAACCAGCCCTCGCCGTACGTATCCACGAGCTACGACCACGATCTCTACAAGACGTGGTGGAAGAGCGGCTTCAACTACTACATCGACGCGCCGGGCGGCGTGGACGTCAACAAGACCATCGGTGACACCCACAAATGGGCCGACCAGGTCGAGGTCGCCTTCCCCGGCGGTATCGCGCGGCAGTACATCATCGGCGTCTGCCCGGTCGACAAGAAGACCAAAACGGAGATCATGAGCGACTGCGAGAGCAACCCGCACTACGAGCCCTGGCACTGA
- a CDS encoding ATP-binding protein, with product MPLAYAFRIQRNECLRGAYSSGTPPERPLGGHDGVMAGLEGIEQPRRHGSATAARWSPAVEDEHALKALELFGNPTEAEVPLPSRPESAATARRLAQVVVLRHWGLSPKMTEDAVLLVSELVGNAVRHTGARVFGLRMRRRRGWIRVEVRDPSRGLPCLMPVQETDVSGRGLFLVDKLSDRWGVDLLPRGKTTWFEMRVADR from the coding sequence CTGCCCCTGGCATATGCTTTTCGAATTCAGCGGAATGAATGCCTCCGGGGGGCGTATTCCTCCGGAACGCCCCCGGAACGCCCCCTGGGCGGCCATGATGGGGTCATGGCGGGGCTGGAGGGTATCGAACAGCCGCGGCGGCACGGGAGTGCGACCGCGGCACGCTGGTCGCCTGCTGTCGAGGACGAACACGCGCTGAAGGCGCTGGAGTTGTTCGGCAATCCGACCGAGGCGGAGGTACCCCTGCCGTCGCGGCCGGAGTCGGCCGCGACCGCGCGCCGGCTCGCCCAGGTCGTGGTGCTGCGCCACTGGGGACTCTCACCGAAGATGACCGAGGACGCGGTCCTGCTGGTCTCGGAGCTGGTGGGCAACGCCGTGCGTCACACGGGCGCCCGGGTCTTCGGCCTCCGTATGAGACGCAGGCGGGGCTGGATCCGGGTCGAGGTCCGCGACCCCTCCCGCGGCCTCCCCTGCCTCATGCCGGTCCAGGAGACGGACGTCAGCGGCCGGGGCCTCTTCCTCGTCGACAAGCTCTCCGACCGCTGGGGCGTCGACCTCCTCCCGCGCGGCAAGACGACATGGTTCGAGATGCGCGTCGCGGACCGTTAG
- a CDS encoding L,D-transpeptidase, with protein sequence MNGRPISGASVGARTRSGKGALALLLGVLLLFVAACGGGGDSDSGSGEGKGKGEDSSRTDTKVSQAVVTIAPKNGTDAVKTSGALKVTAAKGKLTEVKVEDTKGNPVEGKITDGGATWTPATHLAASTKYKVHAVAKDSDGRQAAEESAFTTLTPKNTFVGIFTPEDGSKVGVGMPFSVRFTRGITHPEDIEKAIDIKTEPAVDVEGHWFGNDRLDFRPEKYWKPGTKVTVTLNLDGVEGRPGVYGEQAKTVKFTIGRSQVSTVDVKTKKMTVKRDGKVIKTIPVTTGKPGYETWNGQMVISERLRVTRMNGETVGYGGEYDIKDVPDAMRLTTSGTFLHGNYWAGGAFGNYNASHGCIGLRDQRGGGDRGAPAAWFFDRSIIGDVVVVKNSNDRIVEPDNGLNGWNMSWEKWTA encoded by the coding sequence TTGAACGGGCGACCGATATCGGGGGCGTCGGTTGGCGCGCGGACACGAAGCGGCAAGGGGGCCCTGGCACTTCTGCTCGGGGTGCTGCTGCTCTTCGTGGCCGCCTGCGGCGGGGGAGGGGACTCGGACTCCGGGTCCGGCGAGGGGAAGGGCAAGGGCGAGGATTCGAGCCGGACGGACACCAAGGTCTCGCAGGCGGTCGTCACCATAGCCCCGAAGAACGGCACGGACGCCGTGAAGACCAGCGGCGCGCTGAAGGTGACGGCCGCCAAGGGCAAGCTGACCGAGGTCAAGGTCGAGGACACCAAGGGCAACCCGGTCGAGGGGAAGATCACCGACGGGGGCGCGACCTGGACGCCCGCCACGCATCTCGCGGCGTCCACCAAGTACAAGGTCCACGCGGTGGCCAAGGACTCCGACGGCCGGCAGGCCGCTGAGGAGTCCGCCTTCACCACGCTGACCCCGAAGAACACCTTCGTGGGCATCTTCACGCCGGAGGACGGTTCCAAGGTCGGCGTCGGCATGCCCTTCTCGGTCCGCTTCACCCGGGGCATCACGCACCCCGAGGACATCGAGAAGGCGATCGACATCAAGACCGAGCCCGCGGTCGACGTCGAGGGCCACTGGTTCGGCAACGACCGCCTCGACTTCCGCCCGGAGAAGTACTGGAAGCCCGGCACGAAGGTCACCGTCACCCTCAACCTCGACGGGGTCGAGGGGCGGCCGGGTGTCTACGGCGAGCAGGCCAAGACCGTGAAGTTCACGATCGGCCGCAGCCAGGTCTCCACCGTCGACGTCAAGACCAAGAAGATGACGGTCAAGCGCGACGGCAAGGTCATCAAGACCATCCCGGTGACCACGGGCAAGCCCGGCTACGAGACCTGGAACGGCCAGATGGTCATCAGCGAGCGCCTCAGGGTGACCCGCATGAACGGCGAGACGGTCGGCTACGGCGGCGAGTACGACATCAAGGACGTGCCGGACGCGATGCGCCTGACCACGTCGGGCACCTTCCTGCACGGCAACTACTGGGCCGGCGGCGCCTTCGGCAACTACAACGCCAGCCACGGCTGCATCGGCCTGCGCGACCAGCGCGGCGGCGGTGACCGGGGTGCGCCGGCAGCATGGTTCTTCGACCGCTCGATCATCGGTGACGTGGTCGTCGTGAAGAACTCCAACGACCGGATCGTGGAGCCGGACAACGGACTCAACGGCTGGAACATGTCGTGGGAGAAGTGGACGGCGTGA
- the glgX gene encoding glycogen debranching protein GlgX produces MSSAADQEAVREGLVPGRGLPVQPGPVQPGPVLNGTARTEPGVSVWPGTPTPLGARFRTGPDGVSGTNFALWAGGAESVELCLFGTEDGEGRGDGGDTEIRVPLTELTHEIWHGFVPGVRPGQRYGFRVHGRWDPWTGARWNPAKLLLDPYARAVDGAGQDEYGSLPPQVYGHVRDWPQQQVADTVRDDRDSAPYVPKGVVVHDDTPDDEWTDDRRPKTPWADSVIYELHVRGFTKLHPGIPEELRGTYAGLAHPAAIEHLVALGVTAVELLPVHQFAHEDHLLRRGMKNYWGYNSIGYFAPHAGYAASGTNGQQVGEFKRMVRALHAAGIEVILDVVYNHTAEAGELGPTLSLRGIDNRGYYRLQNDARRYADYTGCGNTLHVVQPHVLRLITDSLRYWVTEMGVDGFRFDLAAALARSMHDVDMLSPFLAVIAQDPVLRRVKLIAEPWDVGSGGYQVGAFPPLWTEWNDRYRNAVRDFWRGALPDVRDLGYRLSGSSDLYAWGGRRPYASVNFVTAHDGFTLRDLVSYERKHNEANGEGNRDGTDDNRAWNCGAEGETEDARVHGLRRRQLRNLLTTLLLSTGVPMLVAGDELGRTQGGNNNAYCQDNEISWLDWSLLDDPGWRALFDLTSRLIALRHAHPVLRRRAFFSGRSHSADGLRDLAWFTARGTEMTERDWYAPAGTLGMYLSGRDIPGRDARGVPVTDDSFLAVLHAGDRPADFVLPGPPWAEAYEVVVDTSREEQGAPPGVVHRAGGTVTVPARAVLLLRVR; encoded by the coding sequence GTGTCGAGCGCAGCCGATCAGGAGGCAGTGCGGGAGGGGCTCGTCCCCGGCCGTGGGCTGCCTGTGCAGCCCGGACCCGTCCAGCCCGGCCCCGTGCTGAACGGCACGGCGCGTACGGAGCCGGGCGTCTCCGTCTGGCCGGGCACGCCGACCCCGCTCGGGGCGCGCTTCAGGACCGGGCCCGACGGCGTCTCGGGCACCAACTTCGCGCTCTGGGCGGGCGGGGCCGAGTCGGTCGAGCTCTGTCTCTTCGGCACGGAGGACGGCGAGGGCCGCGGAGACGGCGGGGACACCGAGATCCGGGTCCCGCTGACCGAACTGACCCACGAGATCTGGCACGGCTTCGTGCCCGGCGTACGGCCCGGACAGCGGTACGGCTTCCGGGTGCACGGCCGCTGGGATCCGTGGACGGGGGCTCGCTGGAACCCCGCGAAGCTGCTCCTCGATCCGTACGCCCGTGCCGTGGACGGCGCCGGACAGGACGAGTACGGCAGCCTGCCGCCGCAGGTGTACGGGCATGTGCGGGACTGGCCCCAGCAGCAGGTCGCCGACACCGTGCGCGACGACCGGGACTCGGCGCCGTACGTCCCCAAGGGTGTCGTCGTGCACGACGACACACCCGACGACGAGTGGACGGACGACCGCCGCCCGAAGACGCCGTGGGCGGACTCCGTCATCTACGAACTGCACGTCCGGGGGTTCACGAAGCTGCACCCGGGGATCCCCGAGGAGCTGCGGGGCACGTACGCCGGGCTGGCGCACCCGGCGGCGATCGAGCACCTCGTGGCGCTCGGGGTGACGGCCGTCGAGCTGCTGCCGGTGCACCAGTTCGCGCACGAGGACCATCTGCTGCGCCGGGGCATGAAGAACTACTGGGGCTACAACTCCATCGGCTACTTCGCCCCGCACGCCGGATACGCGGCCTCCGGGACCAACGGCCAGCAGGTCGGCGAGTTCAAGCGCATGGTGCGCGCGCTGCACGCCGCCGGGATCGAGGTCATCCTCGACGTGGTCTACAACCACACGGCGGAGGCGGGCGAGCTGGGCCCGACGCTGTCGCTGCGCGGGATCGACAACCGCGGCTACTACCGGCTGCAGAACGACGCCCGGCGGTACGCGGACTACACGGGCTGCGGGAACACCCTGCACGTCGTCCAGCCGCACGTGCTGCGCCTGATCACGGACTCGCTCCGCTACTGGGTGACGGAGATGGGCGTCGACGGCTTCCGGTTCGACCTGGCTGCCGCGCTGGCCAGGTCCATGCACGACGTCGACATGCTGTCCCCGTTCCTCGCCGTCATCGCGCAGGATCCGGTGCTGCGCCGCGTGAAGCTGATCGCGGAGCCGTGGGACGTCGGTTCCGGCGGCTACCAGGTGGGGGCCTTCCCTCCCCTGTGGACCGAGTGGAACGACCGCTACCGCAACGCCGTACGGGACTTCTGGCGGGGCGCGCTGCCGGACGTGCGGGACCTCGGGTACCGGCTGTCCGGGTCGAGCGACCTGTACGCGTGGGGCGGGCGGCGGCCGTACGCGTCGGTGAACTTCGTGACCGCGCACGACGGGTTCACCCTGCGGGACCTGGTGTCGTACGAGCGCAAGCACAACGAGGCCAACGGCGAGGGGAACCGGGACGGCACCGACGACAACCGGGCGTGGAACTGCGGGGCGGAGGGCGAGACCGAGGACGCCCGGGTACACGGTCTGCGGCGCCGCCAGCTGCGCAACCTCCTCACCACCCTGCTGCTCTCCACGGGCGTCCCGATGCTGGTCGCGGGCGACGAACTGGGGCGGACCCAGGGCGGCAACAACAACGCGTACTGCCAGGACAACGAGATCAGCTGGCTCGACTGGAGCCTGCTGGACGACCCCGGCTGGCGGGCCCTGTTCGACCTGACGTCCCGTCTGATCGCGCTGCGCCACGCCCACCCCGTGCTCCGGCGGCGCGCCTTCTTCTCCGGCCGGTCCCATTCGGCCGACGGACTGCGGGACCTGGCGTGGTTCACCGCACGCGGCACCGAGATGACGGAACGGGACTGGTACGCGCCCGCGGGGACGCTGGGGATGTACCTGTCCGGCCGGGACATCCCCGGGCGGGACGCGCGGGGTGTGCCCGTGACGGACGACAGCTTCCTCGCGGTGCTGCACGCGGGCGACCGGCCCGCGGACTTCGTCCTGCCGGGCCCGCCGTGGGCCGAGGCGTACGAGGTCGTCGTCGACACGTCGCGGGAGGAGCAGGGCGCTCCGCCCGGGGTGGTGCACCGGGCGGGGGGAACGGTCACGGTGCCGGCACGGGCGGTCCTGCTGCTGCGGGTGCGGTGA